Part of the Diprion similis isolate iyDipSimi1 chromosome 4, iyDipSimi1.1, whole genome shotgun sequence genome is shown below.
TACCTTGTTGATCAAACTACCGATTTTTGAGAAGCTTAGCTGGCAATTAACGGCACGTCGATGCCACCGTAGAATACTCATTGAGTTATTTATGGGGATTGCGGAAATCACCGTGCAGATGACGGCAGCAGACTGtagggtaaaaaatttgaaatcggaGGTGTAGATCATCCAAACATCTGTCTTTCACACGATGTGTACAGTTCCCATGCCAACGAACATCGATTCCGAAATACTGCTCGTTGTTTGGTATACCCTTTGACGatgaatacatatattcatgtCATTCATCTCTGAGATCACTTAATTTACTTGGTTTTTGAAGGAGCAATATGGAATAgcgatatgaatttttattacgtcgttatacatatatgcccAGTATTTCTAACGTCTAAAGTGAAGTCTGCAGATAATTTTGGAATCAGAATCTGCATAGAAGATAAATTATTCTTAGATTCATAATCTGTGTACTGTGACATCAGTGGTTTCTTACCCTAGTCTTCACAGCTCATTGATCTACTATTCGATCGCGTAAAATCTtacaatattgaaataatatccAATTACTTGTTACTTTATAAATGCTTAGCTGTTGTTTACAGTGGTACTATttcgtaattattttattattttttgcttAAAGAATCCTGAGCGATGGAGAGAAACAACCGTTCATCGAAGAAGCGCAAAGACTAAGAAACGCTCACAAGAAACTGCATCCTCACTACAAGGTACATGATATaagtattattttaatttacacaCACATGCATCATATAAAGATATATGCGGGTACAGTACAGCGAGTAGAAGTCGCTTGTAACATTCCGCATCgatttctcgtctcgattacagattttattattatacgtttcATGCATCATGTGCTGAGATGTCATATTTTTGCTTACCAATTATGTCCCGTTCTCTCTTCCACCTATCGAATCATGAACCGGTCCAATCCCGGATCGAGTGACTCCCCACTGTCCTATAATACCAGTCATAGTCCAAAGTCATAACGGTATAACAATACGCGAATCAATTACCTTTTCCAGTATCAGCCGAGGCGAAGAAAGCCAAAAGCGGACGATCAGCCCAGCATGATGCTTGCGCAACGCATCGTCCCATCTTCATCGAGCTTCGACTCGCCGACCGGATCGACAGGAGACTGTGGCTACGGGCGGCTGCTGTATCACGAGACCGGTAAGGCCTACGACCGGCCGACGACATACTGCGCGGGGAATCCGTCGAGGACATACGTAGACCCACCAATGGTGCCGTCCGCTCTCTCGCCACCAGTTAAGTTCCCGCAGCCACCCGACCACGATAAGGTCTACACCGAAAAGGAGGCCTACGAAGGTCAGATGCAGCCCCCGAAGTACGAACTACCGAAAGCATATCCCGATTCCAAGCGTCAGGACCTGCTGCACGCTAGGTATcaccatcatcaccatcaccatcaccatcatcgtCACGAGGAAAACGGCGGTGTTCCAAAGTACGTTGAGCCGCAGCCGAGGGCCTACGATCTACCGAAAATTACGGACACGATGAAGGCGTACCCAGAAAACTTCAAGTACCCCCATGACTCCAGCGCGACGATGAAGCCGTCTTACGCTTGTCTACACAGCGATTACTACCCCCTCGAA
Proteins encoded:
- the LOC124405589 gene encoding transcription factor SOX-9-like isoform X2, encoding MIGYDWTLLPVTSRAGGRRGAHVKRPMNAFMVWAQAARKRLADQYPQLHNAELSKTLGKLWRILSDGEKQPFIEEAQRLRNAHKKLHPHYKYQPRRRKPKADDQPSMMLAQRIVPSSSSFDSPTGSTGDCGYGRLLYHETGKAYDRPTTYCAGNPSRTYVDPPMVPSALSPPVKFPQPPDHDKVYTEKEAYEGQMQPPKYELPKAYPDSKRQDLLHARYHHHHHHHHHHRHEENGGVPKYVEPQPRAYDLPKITDTMKAYPENFKYPHDSSATMKPSYACLHSDYYPLEGYATVHGDGDHQPQGIPPGHSFYPYVTATASIAQPPYYMGPR
- the LOC124405589 gene encoding transcription factor SOX-9-like isoform X1, which gives rise to MEGEAAGPSSGEKNTLDDVVGKLLQGYDWTLLPVTSRAGGRRGAHVKRPMNAFMVWAQAARKRLADQYPQLHNAELSKTLGKLWRILSDGEKQPFIEEAQRLRNAHKKLHPHYKYQPRRRKPKADDQPSMMLAQRIVPSSSSFDSPTGSTGDCGYGRLLYHETGKAYDRPTTYCAGNPSRTYVDPPMVPSALSPPVKFPQPPDHDKVYTEKEAYEGQMQPPKYELPKAYPDSKRQDLLHARYHHHHHHHHHHRHEENGGVPKYVEPQPRAYDLPKITDTMKAYPENFKYPHDSSATMKPSYACLHSDYYPLEGYATVHGDGDHQPQGIPPGHSFYPYVTATASIAQPPYYMGPR